Proteins co-encoded in one Halorussus vallis genomic window:
- a CDS encoding DUF308 domain-containing protein — translation MSLDDDHPILSTVGVAAVALGVLMVLNPGLAGLIGTGYVAVTLVGLLALVQAARVAGGRKASDVAGADTPDVETVPTMPTPGREFDDRLADLRSGLRRETVRRRAEIEEMLRETALDAVAADQNCSREAAAERLEAGTWTDDPHAAAFLGESEVPPPPLLDRLRVAASTESKFQLRARRTADAVARLSDADPGPDATATDTPDAERRAPSGGRPANAEVER, via the coding sequence ATGAGCCTCGACGACGACCACCCCATCCTCTCGACCGTCGGAGTCGCCGCCGTGGCGCTCGGCGTGCTGATGGTCCTGAACCCCGGACTCGCGGGGCTGATCGGCACCGGCTACGTCGCGGTGACGCTTGTCGGTCTGCTCGCGCTCGTGCAGGCGGCCAGGGTCGCGGGCGGTCGGAAGGCCAGCGACGTGGCGGGCGCCGACACCCCGGACGTCGAGACGGTGCCGACGATGCCGACGCCCGGCCGCGAGTTCGATGACCGCCTCGCCGACCTCCGGTCGGGACTGCGCCGCGAAACCGTCCGCAGGCGCGCGGAGATCGAGGAGATGCTTCGCGAAACCGCGCTGGATGCGGTCGCGGCCGACCAGAACTGCTCGCGCGAGGCGGCCGCCGAGCGCCTCGAAGCGGGCACCTGGACCGACGACCCCCACGCCGCGGCGTTCCTCGGGGAGTCGGAGGTTCCCCCGCCGCCGCTGCTCGACCGACTCAGAGTCGCGGCGAGCACCGAGTCGAAGTTCCAACTTCGGGCGCGCCGGACCGCCGACGCCGTCGCGCGACTCTCGGACGCCGACCCCGGGCCTGACGCCACGGCTACCGACACCCCCGACGCCGAGCGACGAGCGCCCTCAGGCGGGCGACCCGCGAACGCGGAGGTCGAGCGATGA